In Dreissena polymorpha isolate Duluth1 chromosome 11, UMN_Dpol_1.0, whole genome shotgun sequence, the genomic window CTATGTAGGAGTATATATCCgatctgtcaaaataatgttggaacgattgtccgggatgtTTAAAAAGCGTGGAAATGAAAAAACGTATGAACgtcttgtcaaaattagcgttgGAACGATTTTCCTTGTGAAAGAATGTTCGGATACATAATTAATTGCTTAATACTTataaatgcatttgaaatatttattaacttttatGCTAAACACGAAACCTATTTAGCGGGTAGCGCTAAAATAAAACTCCGTAATTACATAGTCTTATAAAGAGTATTCGTTAGTGTATGGAAGAACActattaaaacaagcattttcattGACCGGGGTCAAAGCGTGTTTCCGAATattaaagacacacacacacacacacaacagatTTATGACATGAAgtgacataaataaatatatttatcactcataatcacgttTAAAGAGAAAATCAAGGTCcatgcatagacagttcagtTTTCTCCACGTtcgttttttttcacctgtataaaagaattctacaatattgtctttcactgtaaaagaacattcataaaagtaaaacgaaaaatgacataacatttaaaaagttTAGGTGCTTTGTATTTTCTATTGGTTTTTCTTATTATTGattcaacacacattttacacgttcgatcgttcgtgaaaaatattacagaccaacaaacatacctttgagaatttatGAATCTTTGAGAATAACGTTTTTTACTATACAACTtctgtatatctttgttttgtgcaaAATCAATATTTATTCTTCAGATCACATTTGTTCTGATGACAACGGGTATCTTGAATTTGaatcaagattaaataaaatgtatatatatacacacgtaTACACTAGTGGTACTATATGGCTTTCAAATATGACTAAGTTGTAAGAATGTTTATGGTATAACCCcccatcaatttattgactaaacaacacatCCATGTATTTGCCGCAATTGTTACTAGTGTCAGTGCCTATGACAATCACgaatgtaattaataaaaatcaactggtttataatcatcgatatgctccgccaaagatctatacacgttcagcctcgttctgagattCTACACaccacgtgatatctaaaaatagtaacGGTGGTCGGaatgtgaaactggtctattagaATTGTCCATAAATCATTTCGCTTATCCTCTCGCAAGTTACAATAACACATCTTATGAACTATTAGATTAACGGTGTTCAAGCAACAATGTCTGCATTCTCGTACAAACAGTCTAGACACAAACATATACCTATCctattcaatattgttttacacaCGGTATTTTTGGATTGTCCTTTGCTACTCTCCATAAAGGGGAGTACTTATTGGAGTCTATTATGGAGCAgttagatgtggtatggtaacatagatttaacaatatacaaaatgctcgttttaaaatttttgtggcacaatatattccattttaatacCCCGCaaagatatatatttatacacggccgttaatcacgggcgccagcTTTTTTTGAGATTCATTAATAAAttagccaatgcaacttccgaggtggcgctcaggctcggatgttttgaaatttcattgaTAATACGACAGGATGATTAGGGTTTacctgttgtttttgtttcagaatATCTCGCataatttttaaaatcgggcaatgtagtgcgattcatcGAAGagtaattcatccaaaaatgtacagaaacatacattctcaacccatttgaAAACGTGAGAAACTTTATAAGTTGTTTCATGGTGGAGTTTTAAGAAGAAATTTTGATGAGATTTTCCTGTGTGAAGAGCAAATGTCCACCCAAGTTAATTGCTAACAACATCAAACGATTGTGTAAAACATTTACAAGATTCAGCATTCACACAAATATTGCCTTCTTGCCGACgtaatagataattttgcatttttccaaaagaaatGGGGCCAATGCTAAGGTGATGGCGCTAaagataggaggtggcgccaatgcaggatgtatgaattaacagtcgtatcgctatgacatcatcacatgacgtacatttgattgataatattctttgttatatttactttatttttctaCGTATATACAAAGGCCCACATCTttacataacataaacacattttatgataaataagatgtgtttttttaaatacatacaagTTATCAACTCAagtaagaagtcaccaacatgaataaaacatattgtacaatATATACCAATATTTgttatactcaataaaaccaataacttaattcccaacattataaaaatagttcatcgacagcaatttttgtatacagtatgataattcacgaaataaatataagataatattttTTGAAACGAAGATTTGTGTCCCTTAATCCAAATTATTGGCCAAGGTCAAccaatcttaattaggctcaaaTGTATTGTTTTTCCACTATCAACTCAAAAAAAAATggagatagctcggtctttttccgttaacttttttatataatacacgttaaatgttcttatcttacaaagacgaacgtttaaatccatcaagacattattagaaaactacttttttgaATTAAAACGCACGCGAGTCAAAAATGCTGAaatagtcaacttacaaaaataaatgtaagtcctgtaaacataatagaaaccattacataaaatatgtcactttaaaatacCTATATATGTGCATTGGAGCCAGCTCCTATTTTTTAGAGTCACCTCATTGGcatggctccatctctttttgaaaaatgcaaatgtgtcTATTTGATCGGCTAGAAGTTTCGATGTTTTAGTGCATGCATTAACTTGCacatgttcaaagcaatcgtttatGTAATTAGCAATTTAATTGGCTGGAAATCTGCTCGTCACGCAGGCAAAAGGCATTtgtttgcttttacgaattctaccatgccacaacgtataaaggtcctcacgtttccaaatgggttgtgctTGTATgcttctgtacatttttggatgaatttttcttcgctgaatcgcacttcgtcggccgatttttaaaaataatgcgaaatatgttgaaaaaacccCATATAAAACCAAAttaccctgtaaaattatccgttaaatttcaaaacatctttgataaatatatattgaacacAATTTATAATTCAAACACATGCTCTCGtacattttatcacatgccataccctgtttcacatgtaatataaccattacattttttttttattacacatgtgtaatatactttttaagcgttttcattggcttagttttcgtttattgacaagtcgcattttgttattttgctgaaatgacgttgcaacgtcaaatgacgtcatgaaatgtaaacaacattcgtgatttatcattatgtttgcgtatatatttatttaatttgctcattttaaagcatgtgataaaaaagagctaacactcgttgtcatatcattccatattttattaaacgggtccaggaaattcgttagtaagctcgcttactaacaaaattcctgaacccgtttaataaaatatggtatgatatgacaactcgtgccagatcctatactTATTTCTGAAATATTTCACCGCTTTATCTGATTCCGTTATATAGGCCATATAGATAATAAGAATGCAAGTTTTTAATTGATATAATCACACTAGTGCTATCCGCAAATGACAAACACAACTTCAAGTTGTGTTCACCCGTTTAGCGCGATCGAAACTTGTACATTGATGAAGTCGCTATACAATGACGAAATCATTATAAAACTTTCTATATAACTCCAGTATTTCCCGTTGTATTGCCAAACATATTTAATTCGAttctccaatttaataaaaaaattcgaCTTGCATTattatgttgttttctttatgttTGCGTCGTCGATACTATTACATTTAGCTTAAACAAACTATTGAAAGTTAACTTAATGAAACCGAAAAGGGGTGGTATTAAGAATGAATGCGCTAACTGTAATTAAAATCAATGACAATTTATGGTAAGAGTTTTTTTTATCTTGCTTTGAAATAATTACAACAGACAGCATGATTAAGTTTAACGATTTATGTTTTTAGCATACATGTTCTACATTTCCAATTGTATATAATTTAGTTTGCAGCTCcacattaaatacatttaaacacatGTGTTTTGAGGCACAATGCAGACTAAAttacatttgtaaaattattttcattcTACTTACATAACAACGAAGCCTGCAGTAATCTTAATATTTAATATTCTGTGAAATATGCCAATATACTTCCGGAGAGAAACCAACGATAATTAAATGACCTCGTCTAAACAGCTTGACTAGCGACATAAATTtggcagaaaaaaaaacacaaagctTTGAATTGCCGTGTACTGTAAGTTTTATTCCAAAGATATGGTTCTGAATGTGAAGCCATTTATAATCGTCATGCTTCATTTACAATCCTATTATCTCGCATTTGTTACCGCCGGATATAATGACATTCTAAATATTGGTATATACGTTGTAAACGCCGTTCAGGAGCATTTAAACTCTTCAGTATTCGTGTATGTACGTGTTTCATTGATTCAGTTTTTATTTGTAGAAGTTCAGTCATCTGAACGTGTTGCTTGCTAATGTTTTCAGACTCTTCGTGCAATAAAGACCTTAATAATGTTGtggattatattttattataagcaGATTTATATAcctaatataaattatttaattcccATTACTATTTGATCAGAAATCATATATTACACCTTGTGAGGACATGAATTTGATCAGAAATCATATATTACACCTTGTGAGGACATGACATGAAGACACGTATcaaatgttaaagattatttttgGAGGAGCAATTTTAGTTaccatatacaatacaatacgaGTCTTTGTTATCGGAATAGACAAATAAATCATGTGTACGATACGTGTTAAGACATTGGATACCATATTTGTATTTGGTTTACTGTGATGACTGCAACTCTTTTCCAATTCTGATAGCGTAGAGAAACAAAaatatacgaaaaataaaaatatgatttcTAAAAGTCATGCGACTCGTCGGCCAAAaggttatacaattaaaaaactcAAAATGGTATCTTAAACATATGAAATTCGAATAGGTAGAGATGAAACAAATTGAAAAAACGTAATACGGATACGTACTCTCAAAGGCCATATTTACCAGGAGACAAAAATTCAGCTCGTCTTATTTGTTCGAATAATCGCAGAAAATGTATAAGATTATGACTtcatcggtcacttgccttaaataaaggaccaactaattgttttttatgaaaattcaatactgctccagcagctggagtttcacttctttatattcatttgctttgattgaaatacattttactCATTGAAATAATTTGGTATCAGTTTTTATGTCACTACAAATTTATTATACTCAATTTTTACCCGTATAACCAAGCAGAAAGTGACCTGTCCGAATAcgaacaatttaaataatagctAGAAAGTTCACAAAAACTCGTATTTATTCTTGAAGGAGAAGGTTGGCTAGCTTTATTTGCATATCTATAGTTTCATAGAATTATATCGAAAAGTTCACATTACCGTGTCAGGAGTCACTGACTATGTGTTTCATTTAAGATGACTTTAAACATTCCAGTTTCATTTATGCGTAGTGTACAATTTGATCGTGTTCGTAAAGCGTAATCTGCGGCAACAATTTTAGCAACAGATATCAAAGATTCAAAAGAGTTTCCGCACTGAGAAGCTATTTTAATCGTACTCCCACTCAAATTCACTTGTAATCCGATACATTTAAATGAACCAGAATGTAAATGTTTTTGCCAACTTATCTGATTGATACAGCAGATGTTTTCTgtcatgttatatattttattgtgaaaatgAAATTGAAAGACGTCGATTCTTATGAATGCCTTCAAGAAATATGTTGCAGTGACTTTAACCATTGTTtcagtaacattcaaataatCTTTATTGGTTAATAAGCATCCACTCCCCGCCAAACCAATAATACAGTTACGCTTAGGTCACCGCCTGAATATGGTGAATTCAAAAAATGTAGGGTTTAGCGGGTCGAATAACGCCGACATTAATCACTTCACTTATATCTAAGTGCAAACGCACAACGTTATAGCCTTGTTATTCAAAATGATAAAGCAAtaaaaatttattcaaatttgatTTAATCCCTATCAAATTTTACAGTTGTTTCATATGCACCAGAGCGTCAGAACATCAACGTTATGAGGTAAGTACAATTATCAACTCATGTTCGTGTTTTTCACAAGATTTGAGAGACAAGCATCATATAGTGCGCCATTTTGTGGATTTGCGTGGTTTTACGAATACGTGATTAATTTATATGACCAACAGCATATTAAGTAAAGAAATGTTAACCGACATAGGGCTCCAAACTTTTTATAGGACacgataattttaaacaatattatcaaAAGGTTAATTTTTCAGGTGAAATCACAATCCAGTGCCAATCTTTAATTAGATCATACCATGTTTGGCATTTTGCTTATATACATCGTTTACTTTTTACCTTATTTAGCACCAATATTTCAGTTTGGAATGTATGCCCCTTGATATGATGGTTTCGGCTCAATTTATTGTCAGAAGTGGTTGCTTACAATTCTTCCTGAATGACATATATGTACAACTAGTATAAGACGTAGATAAATCCGATGTTTCAACTGCAAATAAATTTCATGCAGCCATTTATCTGCAACGAAAATAGTACAATTAACATCGAAATGTTTCCGAAGAATGGGTTAGCATTCCGGATAGAATACATTATTATATGTCACAAACATTTGGCAAAGTTTGGATGTACAATTTCAGTAAATACGAATAGGTGCACGAAAGCTGCCATTGATTGGGATCTTGGATTTTTGACAGCAAATACAAAATCTATTAAATCTCCGTATGTTTTACAGCCAATGCTATAAAAACATAACAGTCACTGACAGTATCTCCTCAGTATCCTCTAACCAAAGTCTTAATCAACGCCGTCAGACAGCTTTGCACTTCAAATGATATACATTCCAGATCATCTTTTGTCATGGATACAGACCGGTCTAGCGGCTACGATCACAGCATGTTATTTAGAATATGCATCATTAAATGTAGGTGCCACATCTTTGTATAGTGTTGGAGTTTTCTTGCAACCACGGTATAAAACTAGCCCTCGTGGAACTGCTACGTATAATTCGCGATTGTGTGAAATGAGACTGTGACACTGTTGCCCGCGGCTGTGATTCCGACgcctttaataaaatatgtgtgaGGAGCATAAGCCGGCCCGTCTTGCTCTGACCATTTACTGTTTAAGtcatttaaatatgtaaacacCATTggacaaaaatacatatttatattagactcttaaatagaaatacaAAAACGGAACGCTTATTAACAAGCAATATTAATATGATTGCACGTGCATGATAATATGGATCGGGTGCACATTCAATAACGCATAAACGAAATACCATATAAGCACAAGCACATTAATATTGGTCTGTTATTTGTATGCAAGTTATATTACGTGAGTTATTAAAAATACTAAAGCTAAGATGTCTCATTATCATTCTTTGAATTGATTGTTAACGATTAAggcaatgttattttattttattttttacatattgatGTCATTTTCTATAATGTTATATCGCGCAAAGTATGTTAATGTTAGTTCGAGGAGTCATTATGCACATGGTGTGCGCATGAAATATATAGACGTTACATGGTatccaatttattaaattatcaattaattcaaattgacaACAGCAACCACAATTGTTAGGCACAATGCAcagttttaatcaattataatcTCATGCATCATCAATCGATCGTATTTTGTCTTGCATAGGTAAAACAGATACAATAATTAGGTCATTTCATGTACTATTATAGCACAATAAGGATATCATAATAATGTGTGACCTTTTGTTAAAAATGCCTCGATACTTCACAAAAATCAAAACGGAAGCGCCAAAAAAGAAAACAGTGAAAACCCTTTATGCAGGACACACTACACATCTCTCCatttcacaaatattataatgacTATGCAACTTGAGACTCTAAACAAAAGGAAAACATAGGTTAATGTTtgacattttgtatttattattttgtttaatattaatatattgctcaacatttaattaataatatcaatacgaaagaaatacatgtataaccaaTATAACTCCATGAAACAACCAAgacattttttaaaagaaattaagaaACTGGAGCCTTTATCAATGACGTTCGTTCCCATCAGGCTCACTCGAAAAGAAACATGAGCAAGTCGGTTACGACGTACTACAAAATGTGGTCATATATAATGTAGAATACATATGAATATCTATCCTACCAAGCAGATCGATCATGACTAGGGATTGAGGTTAACAATCGCACCAATTAGTATACCTGACGAATAGCATTTAGTAACTCgttatgtacaatatttacattataaatacGGGCTATATATTTAGTTTGCAGGGTTATTCAATCTAGTTCTTGCATATGTAAATCACAGTCAATTTGTAAATGCTACAGCACAACCGTAACAAGAAATATCAACGACGTTATCATCCACAAGGTCGGTGTAGCAATCGGACACTGCGAATTTCTAACAAGTGACGTCACTTTCGGCGTATCAAACTGGATCGTGAGGATGGCGACCTCTGACATCATACCGAAGGTGGATCGTTTCTGCGTATTTCGGCGTCGACGCCGGTTACTGTTTCTGTTTGCTGCGCAATTCTGAAAAAACAAATTAACCAAACATATTTGCTTTATAAATAAGGATTCCACCCAAAATTAACAACGATTTGTGTCGATTGCTTTTTATTCTGGAGATAAAATCTTATGTAATTAGGCAACGGAtctatattgttttcaaataaaaacaatgctATCCTTATTTTTATTTGTTCCCCCACTAGCCACTAAAAAATGTAAATCGATTTCCACTTACCGCATTGCAGTTATCTGAGTCACTGGGAAGACACACCCTCACGGAACACACTATAGCGACGTCATTGGAGGTTCGGTCGCTGAAACTGGCCGGAAATACCCACAGAAAGCCGCCGCTGGCACCGGTGACAAAGTTCGACACCTGACCAGAAGCCTTGCTGCATCTGTCAATGAAAACCTAAACCTATACTATGCGGGTACACATGTACtacaaaataatgcaaaataccAAAGCTTTATAGGTTACGAAAGAATATCAGTGTTCAGCTGAGTAAGATACCAAATAATATTGACGAGGcattcaagaaaaaaatttaaatcaGAAAAAGTTAGATTTGAAACCAAATGAGAGCGTCATTTGGCgtaataaattttatataattttatttccagttaaaaaaagaaaaaaaattataatgtgCCTCTTTTAACTAGTATATCTTACCCGTTCTGAAGCAGGATCACGGGGCCGCTCTTAGACATGTAGCTGCACACTTCCGGTATGATACGGAATTCCGCTGAAATGgaaaacaagctttaaatgaaattactttgaaaaactattttaaaatcagTAATTCAACATTTTTGGTCCCGTTACCAATCTAGCatctttaatttatattatttttcatattcTTAACATTGTTTCACTAAATTTCTCTGAACAGTTACTATCAATAACTGCAAGTATGTTTATTCGTTTACCTATCTGTATGT contains:
- the LOC127850999 gene encoding uncharacterized protein LOC127850999, which encodes MDIRCFPNGTIVVPNPGGRFNKVDVNSKTCRLRVFKVSGEVWLDNCRMDANHTVTFLKLEEPGIITGGLLQSFVCKQIPEEGVILNVSVGIKVTEDPSIPTQEQVLDNGVRIITRLGGNTSGAKVHAHDARKIVWDIQIAEFRIIPEVCSYMSKSGPVILLQNGCSKASGQVSNFVTGASGGFLWVFPASFSDRTSNDVAIVCSVRVCLPSDSDNCNANCAANRNSNRRRRRNTQKRSTFGMMSEVAILTIQFDTPKVTSLVRNSQCPIATPTLWMITSLIFLVTVVL